A single window of Huiozyma naganishii CBS 8797 chromosome 10, complete genome DNA harbors:
- the PPA2 gene encoding inorganic diphosphatase PPA2 (similar to Saccharomyces cerevisiae PPA2 (YMR267W); ancestral locus Anc_8.820) — translation MLQRQAFRRLSVLRSHLQREASFSTVSRGAKFSLNYRQYLKMPNGELGSWFHDLPIGISGNTVNMLVEIPRWSNAKFEVSKEQDFNPIMQDSKKGKARFVNNLFPFKGYIHNYGAIPQTWEDPTGGLDGLKGDNDPIDCCEIGSAILPTGTIARVKVLGSIALIDDDELDWKVIVINEKDPLFTKIDSLHDVETYMPKLLEATREWLQNYKIPSGKPENKFALNGQYCDAEHTMGVIRECHDAWSKLVCNNLDTKVNDLPCTRRAGEGVTLDDDFHEPVGIPNEVDKWFFIKNGKLAN, via the coding sequence ATGTTGCAACGACAAGCCTTTAGGCGATTATCGGTACTTCGCTCACACTTACAAAGAGAGGCATCTTTTTCCACGGTTTCCCGAGGGGCCAAGTTCTCCCTTAACTATAGGCAGTACCTTAAGATGCCTAATGGCGAGCTTGGATCATGGTTCCACGATTTGCCTATCGGTATCAGTGGGAATACAGTCAATATGCTTGTGGAGATTCCTCGGTGGTCCAATGCAAAGTTTGAGGTGTCCAAAGAGCAAGATTTTAACCCGATTATGCAGGACTCGAAGAAGGGGAAAGCTAGGTTTGTAAACAATTTGTTCCCATTTAAGGGATACATCCATAATTACGGGGCAATCCCGCAGACTTGGGAAGATCCAACAGGCGGTCTTGATGGCCTTAAAGGTGACAATGATCCTATTGATTGTTGCGAGATAGGGTCCGCTATATTGCCCACGGGTACTATCGCAAGAGTCAAAGTATTGGGATCAATAGCGCTCATTGACGATGATGAGCTCGATTGGAAGGTCATAGTAATTAACGAGAAAGATCCCCTTTTTACAAAGATAGATAGTCTACATGATGTGGAAACGTACATGCCTAAGTTGCTTGAAGCAACAAGAGAATGGTTACAAAATTACAAGATTCCTAGCGGGAAACCAGAGAATAAATTTGCTCTCAATGGACAATATTGTGATGCAGAGCATACAATGGGTGTTATTAGGGAGTGCCACGACGCGTGGTCAAAACTAGTTTGTAATAATCTTGATACTAAAGTGAATGATTTGCCGTGCACCCGCAGAGCTGGCGAGGGAGTGACTCTAGATGACGACTTTCATGAACCAGTGGGGATTCCTAATGAGGTTGATAAATGGTTTTTTATTAAAAACGGGAAGCTGGCCAATTGA
- the PRP24 gene encoding U6 snRNP complex subunit PRP24 (similar to Saccharomyces cerevisiae PRP24 (YMR268C); ancestral locus Anc_8.822): MKNSLAETTKRRLPDDDEGTSKVDKRVNQDYKRSRDLNCVIVRNLPKSSNQHKIRKLFQDCGEIKHIDVCESEDKTTRISKIEFCNYDETLSALTKTLKQVGAKRIEVSIYKDSTLWITNFPPGYTAVDIKLLFSELNKSVLSVRLPSLRFNANRRFAYVDLLCPEDAQYCISALNGKDIDGYSLVIKVSNPLERTKRTDAAVVERREIFVRNLDAQTITEEQLRLAFAGFGSIEGIRIPKGPDHETSGDLKNACAFITYKIHEEALAAVSLNNTDLNGRTITVALADRKSYLERQEIKHILNNSNSGRSLNIFSLYPLSDRVSKEQIRILLKDSCSVETESIKDIFLVTDLKGALVDCNDDKVAAKCIMKLDNTTFQNKTINCGSVNDLKNSGRGKPTRHQRPALLEVRPQTVTETKNEEPVSKPQMSNDDFRKMFLGK, translated from the coding sequence ATGAAGAATAGTCTCGCGGAGACAACAAAGAGGAGGCTTCCAGACGACGATGAGGGGACATCCAAGGTGGATAAACGAGTTAACCAAGACTACAAGAGATCGAGGGATCTGAATTGCGTTATAGTAAGGAATTTACCCAAAAGTTCCAACCAGCACAAAATAAGGAAGCTATTCCAGGATTGTGGTGAGATTAAGCACATCGATGTGTGTGAATCTGAGGATAAGACAACCAGGATATCTAAAATAGAATTTTGCAATTACGACGAGACTCTAAGTGCGCTAACAAAAACTTTAAAGCAAGTCGGAGCAAAACGTATTGAGGTCTCGATCTACAAAGATAGCACCTTATGGATAACAAACTTCCCGCCCGGTTACACTGCAGTAGATATAAAACTGCTGTTTTCTGAACTTAACAAATCTGTCCTTTCTGTAAGGTTACCGTCCTTAAGATTTAACGCAAACAGACGGTTCGCATACGTTGATTTGTTGTGTCCTGAAGATGCTCAATATTGCATCAGTGCATTAAATGGGAAAGATATCGATGGGTACTCCCTTGTAATAAAGGTTTCGAACCCGTTGGAGAGGACGAAAAGAACAGACGCGGCCGTTGtagagagaagagaaatATTTGTCAGAAACTTGGATGCGCAGACGATCACCGAGGAGCAATTGAGACTGGCGTTTGCTGGGTTTGGTAGCATTGAAGGTATTCGTATTCCAAAGGGCCCTGATCATGAAACATCCGGGGATTTGAAGAATGCCTGTGCATTCATAACGTACAAGATTCACGAGGAGGCCCTTGCTGCTGTATCATTGAACAACACTGACCTGAACGGAAGGACTATAACAGTTGCGCTGGCAGATCGCAAGTCGTACTTGGAACGGCAGGAAATCAAACACATCCTCAACAATAGCAACAGCGGTAGATCTCTCAATATCTTTTCGTTATACCCACTGTCAGACAGGGTATCCAAAGAACAAATCAGGATTCTTCTGAAAGATAGTTGTTCTGTAGAGACAGAGAGCATAAAAGATATATTCCTTGTCACCGATTTGAAAGGTGCATTGGTAGATTGCAATGATGATAAAGTAGCGGCTAAGTGTATTATGAAGCTTGATAACACAAcgtttcaaaacaaaactaTCAACTGTGGTTCAGTGAACGACTTGAAAAACAGCGGGAGAGGGAAACCTACTCGTCATCAAAGACCAGCTCTGTTGGAAGTGAGACCACAGACAGTTACGGAAACGAAAAATGAAGAGCCAGTCTCTAAGCCCCAGATGTCCAACGATGATTTTAGAAAAATGTTTCTGGGGAAATGA